The Etheostoma cragini isolate CJK2018 chromosome 5, CSU_Ecrag_1.0, whole genome shotgun sequence genome contains a region encoding:
- the LOC117944521 gene encoding beta-crystallin B3-like isoform X1, translated as MELDGAASIGETVEEQWIRRMSELQSAPEQLAAGKSQGGAGATYKVLLFEFENFQGSKAEFSSDCKDVTEKGLEKVGSVIVESGPWAGYDRHGFTGEQFILEKGEYPRWDTWTNSQNSYSLLSLRPLKVDSAEHKLHLYENPGFTGRKMEIVDDDVPSLWGHGFQDRVASVKALNGTWVGYMYPGYRGRQFIFERGDFKHWNDWEAPAPQIQSVRRVRDMQWHKRGCFTVPDPAPAPGPGPEPDPAPAPPAPPATAGAS; from the exons ATGGAGTTAGATGGTGCTGCATCAATTGGAGAGACAG TGGAGGAGCAGTGGATCAGGAGGATGTCGGAGCTGCAGAGTGCCCCGGAGCAGCTGGCTGCAGGGAAGAGCCAGGGTGGAGCTGGAGCCACTTATAAG GTGTTGCTGTTTGAGTTTGAGAACTTCCAGGGCAGCAAGGCAGAGTTTTCATCAGATTGTaaagatgtgacagaaaaaggACTGGAGAAGGTTGGATCTGTCATAGTAGAGTCAGGACC CTGGGCAGGTTATGATCGGCATGGCTTCACAGGGGAGCAGTTTATTCTGGAGAAGGGCGAGTATCCACGCTGGGACACCTGGACCAACAGTCAGAACAGCTACTCCCTCTTGTCTTTAAGGCCACTCAAAGTG GACAGTGCCGAACACAAGCTACATCTGTATGAGAACCCTGGATTTACCGGTAGAAAGATGGAGATTGTTGATGATGACGTGCCCAGTTTGTGGGGCCACGGTTTTCAGGATCGTGTGGCAAGTGTTAAGGCTCTCAACGGAAC ATGGGTCGGCTACATGTATCCAGGCTACAGGGGGCGCCAGTTTATCTTTGAGAGAGGAGATTTCAAGCACTGGAACGACTGGGAGGCCCCTGCACCTCAGATCCAGTCTGTCCGACGTGTGCGGGACATGCAGTGGCACAAGCGAGGCTGTTTCACTGTCCCCGACCCAGCTCCGGCTCCCGGCCCAGGACCCGAACCCGACCCCGCCCCAGCACCTCCTGCCCCTCCTGCCACAGCTGGAGCCAGCTGA
- the LOC117944521 gene encoding beta-crystallin B3-like isoform X2 — protein MSELQSAPEQLAAGKSQGGAGATYKVLLFEFENFQGSKAEFSSDCKDVTEKGLEKVGSVIVESGPWAGYDRHGFTGEQFILEKGEYPRWDTWTNSQNSYSLLSLRPLKVDSAEHKLHLYENPGFTGRKMEIVDDDVPSLWGHGFQDRVASVKALNGTWVGYMYPGYRGRQFIFERGDFKHWNDWEAPAPQIQSVRRVRDMQWHKRGCFTVPDPAPAPGPGPEPDPAPAPPAPPATAGAS, from the exons ATGTCGGAGCTGCAGAGTGCCCCGGAGCAGCTGGCTGCAGGGAAGAGCCAGGGTGGAGCTGGAGCCACTTATAAG GTGTTGCTGTTTGAGTTTGAGAACTTCCAGGGCAGCAAGGCAGAGTTTTCATCAGATTGTaaagatgtgacagaaaaaggACTGGAGAAGGTTGGATCTGTCATAGTAGAGTCAGGACC CTGGGCAGGTTATGATCGGCATGGCTTCACAGGGGAGCAGTTTATTCTGGAGAAGGGCGAGTATCCACGCTGGGACACCTGGACCAACAGTCAGAACAGCTACTCCCTCTTGTCTTTAAGGCCACTCAAAGTG GACAGTGCCGAACACAAGCTACATCTGTATGAGAACCCTGGATTTACCGGTAGAAAGATGGAGATTGTTGATGATGACGTGCCCAGTTTGTGGGGCCACGGTTTTCAGGATCGTGTGGCAAGTGTTAAGGCTCTCAACGGAAC ATGGGTCGGCTACATGTATCCAGGCTACAGGGGGCGCCAGTTTATCTTTGAGAGAGGAGATTTCAAGCACTGGAACGACTGGGAGGCCCCTGCACCTCAGATCCAGTCTGTCCGACGTGTGCGGGACATGCAGTGGCACAAGCGAGGCTGTTTCACTGTCCCCGACCCAGCTCCGGCTCCCGGCCCAGGACCCGAACCCGACCCCGCCCCAGCACCTCCTGCCCCTCCTGCCACAGCTGGAGCCAGCTGA
- the crybb2 gene encoding beta-crystallin B2, with protein sequence MATDHLKPASKQQQPGTSAFKLVIYEQENFQGRCHELTGPCNNLQEAGVEKVGSILVLCGPWVGYEQSNCKGEQYVFEKGEYPRWDSWTNSRRSDTIVAFRPIKVDSQEHKIVLYENPSFAGKKIEIIDDDVPSFHAHGYQEKVSSVRVQSGTWVGYQYPGYRGYQYLFEKGEYKDSTEFGAQIPQIQSVRRIRDMQWHQRGTFHPVN encoded by the exons ATGGCCACAGACCACCTGAAACCTGCAtccaagcagcagcagccgggCACCAGTGCATTTAAG CTGGTTATCTATGAGCAGGAAAACTTCCAGGGACGCTGCCATGAGCTGACTGGTCCCTGCAACAACCTCCAGGAAGCAGGCGTGGAGAAAGTGGGCTCCATACTGGTGCTGTGTGGACC ATGGGTGGGATACGAGCAGAGCAACTGTAAGGGGGAGCAGTATGTGTTTGAGAAGGGGGAGTATCCTCGCTGGGATTCCTGGACCAACAGCAGGCGTAGTGACACCATTGTTGCATTCCGCCCGATTAAAGTG gACAGCCAGGAGCACAAGATTGTCCTTTACGAAAACCCCAGCTTCGCAGGGAAGAAGATAGAAATCATAGATGACGATGTCCCCAGCTTTCATGCACATGGCTACCAGGAGAAGGTCTCCTCTGTTCGGGTTCAGAGTGGCAC GTGGGTGGGCTATCAGTATCCAGGCTACAGAGGCTATCAGTACCTGTTTGAAAAGGGGGAGTATAAGGACAGCACTGAGTTCGGAGCCCAGATTCCTCAGATCCAGTCGGTTCGGCGCATCAGAGACATGCAGTGGCATCAGAGGGGTACTTTTCACCCCGTCAACTAA
- the ctu1 gene encoding cytoplasmic tRNA 2-thiolation protein 1, which yields MPVLCSNCVDKRAVLKRPKTGHSLCKECFFWAFEEEVHQTIVAAQLFKPGEIVGIAASGGKDSTVLAHIMKLLNERYNYGLELMLLSVDEGISGYRDDSLETVKRNQQQYELPLKIVSYEELYGWTMDAIVKQVGLKNNCTFCGVFRRQALDRGAIMLKVDKICTGHNADDVAETVLMNVLRGDIARLRRCTAISTASEGEGVVPRCKPLKYAYEKEIVLYAYFKKLDYFSTECIYSPNAYRGHARTFLKDLESVRPSSIMDIIHSGENLSVREGVKMPVQGTCNRCGYISSQALCKSCVLLEGLNRGLPKLGIGKHHRLHDKILSQQPLTEKEERKLKSADF from the exons ATGCCTGTCCTGTGCAGTAACTGTGTTGACAAGCGTGCTGTGCTGAAACGTCCAAAAACGGGTCATTCGCTGTGTAAGGAGTGCTTTTTCTGGGCCTTTGAGGAGGAGGTGCATCAGACGATCGTGGCAGCACAGCTCTTCAAACCTGGGGAAATAGTTGGAATTGCTGCCTCGGGTGGAAAAGACTCTACAGTGCTCGCACATATAATGAAGCTTCTAAATGAGCGATACAACTATGGCCTTGAACTTATGCTTCTCTCAGTGGATGAGGGAATCTCTGGTTACCGAGATGACTCCTTGGAGACAGTAAAGAGAAATCAGCAACAGTATGAACTGCCACTGAAGATTGTGTCATATGAGGAGCTGTACGGCTGGACTATGGATGCTATAGTGAAGCAGGTGGGACTGAAAAATAACTGCACCTTCTGTGGAGTGTTCAGAAGGCAGGCATTAGACAGAGGAGCCATCATGCTAAAAGTGGACAAGATATGTACAG gTCACAATGCTGACGACGTGGCAGAGACAGTTTTGATGAACGTCTTGCGAGGGGACATAGCGCGTCTGCGCCGCTGCACTGCCATTTCCACAGCCAGCGAAGGTGAAGGGGTCGTGCCGCGCTGCAAGCCCCTCAAATATGCATATGAGAAAGAGATTGTTCTCTACGCGTACTTTAAGAAGTTGGACTACTTTTCCACTGAATGTATCTACTCTCCCAATGCTTATCGTGGTCATGcaaggacatttttaaaggacCTGGAGAGCGTGAGGCCTAGCTCCATAATGGATATCATCCACTCAGGGGAGAACCTGTCTGTGCGGGAGGGGGTGAAGATGCCTGTGCAGGGAACCTGCAACCGCTGTGGCTACATATCCAGCCAGGCTCTGTGCAAGTCATGTGTCCTGTTGGAGGGGCTAAACCGAGGTCTGCCGAAGCTGGGCATCGGCAAACACCACCGCCTCCATGACAAAATCCTCTCCCAGCAGCCCCTTActgagaaggaggagaggaagctgAAATCAGCAGACTTTTGA